The following are from one region of the Deltaproteobacteria bacterium genome:
- a CDS encoding tRNA-dihydrouridine synthase encodes MKIGNVKLKNNLILAPMAGVTDLPFRLMVAGEGCGLVVSEMVSAKGLVMGGARTRELLQIRDEERPVSVQLFGAEPESMGEAAAIVEEVGADIIDINMGCPVKKVVGPGAGSALLKDVKKIEAIVSSEVKGINSLSLTSKGAAHRFFRSSSFRYYYSG; translated from the coding sequence ATGAAGATAGGAAATGTAAAACTAAAGAATAATCTCATCCTTGCGCCCATGGCGGGTGTAACGGACCTTCCTTTCCGGCTCATGGTGGCAGGCGAGGGTTGCGGTCTTGTCGTTAGCGAGATGGTAAGCGCCAAGGGGCTTGTCATGGGAGGGGCCAGAACGAGGGAGCTTCTCCAGATCAGAGATGAAGAGAGACCTGTGTCGGTGCAGCTTTTTGGCGCTGAACCTGAAAGTATGGGTGAGGCGGCAGCCATCGTGGAAGAAGTGGGGGCCGATATTATCGATATCAATATGGGTTGCCCTGTTAAAAAGGTGGTGGGACCGGGGGCGGGTTCGGCCCTGCTTAAAGACGTCAAAAAAATTGAAGCCATTGTTTCTTCTGAGGTAAAGGGGATCAATTCTTTATCGTTGACAAGCAAAGGGGCTGCCCACCGGTTTTTCCGCTCCTCCTCTTTCCGGTATTATTACTCAGGGTAA
- a CDS encoding NAD(P)-dependent alcohol dehydrogenase, producing the protein MKAIVFTKYGSPDFFELKEVEKPSPGNNEVLVKVFAASINSWDWEILIGKPFVNRIMAGLLKPKRIKILGCDIAGRIESVGKNVKQFQPGDEVFGDLSRSGWGGFAEYVSAREKALTLKPAGMTFEQAAALPQAALLALQGLKHKGKVQPRQKVLINGAGGGAGTFAIQIAKSFGAEVTGVDSTGKLEIMRSLGADQVVDYRQEDFTQKGQCYDLIVDMMATHSISDYKRSLSPGGKFVMVGGSSALVNKLMFLGPWISITVGKKLGLLLHKANKGLAELKELFEAGKVTPVIDRRYPLSEVPEAMRYFGSGKVVGKLVITVEHKDKT; encoded by the coding sequence ATGAAAGCGATTGTATTTACAAAGTACGGATCACCTGATTTTTTTGAACTAAAGGAAGTAGAAAAACCCTCACCCGGGAATAATGAAGTCTTGGTGAAAGTTTTTGCGGCCTCTATAAATTCATGGGACTGGGAAATTCTGATAGGCAAGCCCTTCGTGAACCGCATAATGGCCGGGCTTCTAAAACCAAAAAGAATAAAGATACTCGGATGTGACATAGCCGGGCGGATTGAATCGGTTGGTAAAAATGTAAAGCAGTTTCAGCCTGGTGACGAAGTGTTTGGTGACTTATCCAGGTCTGGTTGGGGCGGTTTTGCCGAGTATGTATCTGCCCGTGAAAAAGCATTGACGCTCAAACCAGCCGGTATGACCTTCGAGCAGGCAGCGGCCCTACCTCAGGCAGCACTCCTCGCCCTGCAGGGTCTTAAGCATAAGGGAAAGGTTCAGCCTCGACAAAAGGTCTTGATTAATGGCGCCGGTGGCGGTGCAGGAACCTTTGCAATTCAGATTGCCAAATCCTTCGGGGCTGAGGTAACCGGTGTGGACAGCACGGGGAAACTGGAGATAATGCGCTCTCTTGGTGCAGACCAGGTCGTTGATTACAGGCAAGAAGATTTTACCCAAAAGGGGCAATGCTATGACCTGATCGTTGATATGATGGCAACTCATTCGATTTCCGATTACAAGCGTTCATTGAGTCCCGGAGGGAAATTTGTCATGGTTGGAGGTTCATCGGCTCTGGTGAACAAACTTATGTTCCTGGGGCCATGGATTTCAATAACCGTGGGCAAGAAATTAGGCCTCCTCTTGCATAAAGCAAACAAGGGCCTGGCTGAGTTGAAAGAACTTTTTGAAGCAGGCAAAGTTACCCCTGTTATAGACAGACGTTACCCTTTAAGTGAGGTCCCTGAAGCGATGCGCTATTTTGGATCAGGAAAGGTTGTAGGAAAATTGGTCATCACTGTGGAACACAAGGACAAAACTTGA